One genomic region from Terriglobus aquaticus encodes:
- a CDS encoding RodZ family helix-turn-helix domain-containing protein: MTNLRKPCIAGLLAGMLAVSATQAHAAIPLLGKKKPKDDLPARKLTPAQNALIDKAIAREAEVVKVVRDRAPLVETYIQNMKPDPALLQVPVSDQHFLGRVDFGKVIGDNPYEKSAVKHTGTAGEKKGFMSKLNVFKGSGSYIGGLNRSLHLEFSEAGFVQMLLIDSKDFNRTQYKFGFVRNDFVGSVRTAVFDVEPATNHTRGRFFGRIWIEPQGGNIVRFNGSFAGTEKDIREYYHFDSWRTNVQPGLWLPTSSYMEESDPKSEENTVKFKAVNHIWGYVLKVPQNTSDNVDVEVAGATDVSNDAQDVSPLGAQRAWVQQAEDNVIERLFQAGLLDAPSDFDKILEQIAGNILAYNNIQTARPIRVRTLLTEPLESLAIGNTIVLSKSLIDTTAVPGDKNEQVNNLYAVIAFQLAHIIQGHRLDTKYAFNDRLLFPDTAAFARIPMHHTDRDNEEAAKKTVELLQPKELQDAAGQFGLYLAQMQARYKSLTALNEPMLGDSLLKDAKTGTFWLQGLVSKGQKLNMNDLKQNAAMPLGSFLRFDPWTDQVVQMHSTYEPLLSSRDKMPFEVTPVYLKLAYYKAPTTAVDQAAANAAAQNAAGSTAADVASQSANGQAAPANGTAAPAAQPSNGTAPADGTGTAQPTAPATGTSNPPQK; this comes from the coding sequence ATGACCAATCTTCGAAAGCCATGCATCGCGGGACTTCTCGCAGGCATGCTCGCGGTCAGCGCGACCCAGGCGCATGCGGCCATCCCTCTTCTCGGAAAGAAGAAGCCCAAGGACGACCTGCCCGCGCGCAAGCTCACCCCGGCACAGAACGCCCTGATTGACAAGGCAATCGCGCGTGAAGCCGAGGTGGTTAAGGTGGTCCGCGATCGCGCTCCGCTCGTCGAAACGTACATCCAGAACATGAAGCCGGATCCGGCCCTGTTGCAGGTGCCCGTCTCCGATCAGCACTTTCTGGGCCGCGTGGATTTCGGCAAGGTGATCGGTGACAACCCGTACGAAAAAAGCGCGGTCAAGCACACCGGAACGGCCGGCGAGAAGAAGGGCTTCATGAGCAAGCTCAACGTCTTCAAGGGTTCCGGAAGCTACATCGGTGGTCTCAACCGGTCGCTCCACCTGGAGTTCAGCGAGGCTGGCTTCGTCCAGATGCTGCTGATCGACTCCAAGGACTTCAACCGCACCCAGTACAAGTTCGGGTTTGTCCGCAACGATTTTGTGGGTTCGGTCCGCACCGCCGTCTTTGACGTGGAGCCCGCGACGAACCACACCCGCGGCCGTTTCTTTGGTCGCATCTGGATTGAGCCGCAGGGCGGCAACATCGTCCGCTTCAACGGTTCATTTGCCGGCACGGAAAAGGACATCCGCGAGTACTACCACTTCGATTCCTGGCGCACCAACGTGCAGCCCGGCCTTTGGCTGCCCACCAGCTCCTACATGGAAGAGAGCGATCCCAAGAGCGAAGAGAACACGGTCAAGTTTAAGGCCGTCAATCACATCTGGGGTTATGTGCTGAAGGTGCCGCAGAACACGTCCGACAACGTGGACGTGGAAGTGGCAGGCGCCACAGACGTATCCAACGATGCGCAGGATGTCTCGCCGCTCGGCGCTCAGCGCGCCTGGGTGCAGCAGGCGGAAGACAACGTCATCGAGCGGCTCTTTCAGGCCGGCCTGTTGGACGCGCCCTCTGACTTCGACAAGATTCTGGAGCAGATCGCCGGCAACATTCTCGCCTACAACAACATCCAGACGGCCCGCCCGATCCGTGTCCGCACGCTGCTCACCGAGCCGCTCGAGTCGCTTGCCATCGGCAACACCATCGTGCTCTCCAAGAGCCTGATCGACACCACCGCGGTACCCGGCGATAAGAACGAACAGGTCAACAACCTGTACGCCGTCATCGCGTTCCAGTTGGCCCACATCATCCAGGGTCACCGCCTGGACACGAAGTACGCCTTCAACGATCGCCTGCTCTTCCCCGACACTGCTGCGTTCGCCAGGATCCCGATGCATCACACGGATCGTGACAACGAAGAAGCGGCCAAGAAGACTGTCGAGCTGTTGCAGCCCAAAGAACTGCAGGACGCAGCCGGTCAGTTTGGCCTGTATCTCGCGCAGATGCAGGCGCGCTACAAGTCTTTGACCGCGCTGAACGAGCCGATGCTGGGCGATTCCCTGCTCAAGGACGCCAAGACAGGCACGTTCTGGCTGCAGGGTCTTGTCAGCAAGGGTCAGAAGCTGAACATGAACGACCTGAAGCAGAACGCGGCCATGCCGCTGGGATCGTTCCTGCGGTTTGACCCCTGGACCGACCAGGTGGTGCAGATGCACTCCACCTACGAGCCCCTGCTTTCGTCTCGCGACAAGATGCCGTTTGAAGTGACGCCCGTGTACCTGAAGCTGGCGTACTACAAGGCACCGACAACCGCGGTCGACCAGGCTGCGGCCAATGCCGCCGCCCAGAACGCCGCGGGAAGCACCGCTGCAGACGTGGCGTCTCAGTCTGCGAACGGCCAGGCCGCTCCCGCGAACGGCACGGCAGCTCCTGCCGCGCAGCCCTCCAATGGCACCGCCCCGGCAGACGGAACCGGCACCGCGCAACCCACCGCTCCGGCCACCGGCACCAGCAACCCGCCGCAGAAATAA
- a CDS encoding energy transducer TonB, whose product MTTETPRPPQTTRPAPATSRVPAATSDPTLRTQRDLAFKDFGVVDTGKQDKRSYPVALLIFGSVLTAALMIKTTVKKQLEQQKVITFNAVKPLPPEPPKPKPIVKLPPPPKIKPIEPIKPPIVVETPEPPKIQPPVVKPAPEVVKTSPAPKAVEPPPAPKPVAIQIAQAASVPNNSAHPSPVRLGNLTNPINNTSGPAVSPINLGRSGAPGMNASNSGLGNPTKIALSGSGSPNGTNMAGRDNAAVPIRGLSNGMAGSNGSGPARAGAIQIAMNNKPQPVATQIAQPVSAPRTAPKVLFKPRPEYTEDAKNAHIEGSVAVRIHVTSSGSVQVLGVSSSLGHGLDQAAERAAQGMRFQPATQDGKAVDWDGVVNITFQLAS is encoded by the coding sequence ATGACGACTGAGACCCCCCGTCCACCCCAGACAACACGCCCCGCTCCTGCAACCTCGCGTGTTCCCGCCGCCACGTCCGACCCGACCCTGCGCACACAGCGCGATCTGGCCTTCAAAGACTTCGGCGTGGTGGACACCGGCAAGCAGGACAAGCGGTCCTACCCGGTTGCACTGCTCATCTTCGGCTCCGTGCTGACCGCCGCTCTCATGATCAAGACCACGGTCAAGAAGCAGCTCGAGCAGCAGAAGGTCATCACCTTTAACGCCGTGAAGCCCCTGCCCCCGGAGCCGCCCAAGCCGAAGCCGATCGTCAAGCTTCCGCCGCCGCCCAAGATCAAGCCGATCGAACCGATCAAGCCGCCCATCGTGGTCGAAACGCCGGAGCCTCCCAAGATCCAGCCGCCCGTGGTCAAGCCGGCTCCTGAAGTTGTAAAGACGTCGCCCGCGCCCAAGGCCGTCGAACCGCCGCCCGCGCCCAAGCCGGTTGCGATTCAGATCGCCCAGGCTGCCTCGGTGCCCAACAACAGCGCACACCCCAGCCCCGTTCGCCTTGGCAACCTGACCAACCCGATCAACAACACCTCCGGCCCCGCAGTGTCGCCCATCAACTTGGGCCGCTCCGGCGCTCCTGGCATGAACGCGTCCAACTCGGGCCTGGGTAACCCCACCAAGATCGCCCTCTCGGGGTCAGGTAGCCCCAATGGCACCAACATGGCGGGCCGCGACAACGCCGCCGTGCCGATCCGTGGCCTGAGCAACGGCATGGCGGGCAGCAACGGCAGCGGTCCGGCACGCGCGGGTGCCATCCAGATCGCAATGAACAATAAACCGCAGCCGGTCGCAACTCAGATCGCTCAGCCCGTGTCTGCTCCCAGAACAGCTCCCAAGGTCCTGTTCAAGCCTCGGCCGGAATACACCGAAGATGCCAAGAACGCACACATCGAAGGCAGTGTTGCAGTTCGCATCCACGTCACGTCCAGCGGCTCGGTCCAGGTTCTGGGCGTGTCCAGCAGCCTGGGTCACGGTCTTGACCAGGCAGCCGAACGTGCTGCACAGGGCATGCGCTTCCAACCCGCCACGCAGGACGGCAAGGCCGTCGACTGGGACGGCGTGGTCAACATCACCTTCCAGCTCGCCAGCTAA
- a CDS encoding DUF421 domain-containing protein, producing MLQEMFHVPLPLLEKILRPILVYLALILLLRLFGKRELAQLNPFDLVLLLMLSNTVQNAIIGDDNSLSGGIVGAVALLLTNFLLNRLLFHFPKLDRALQGEQTVLVRDGAVDAKAMKQEMLTREELIQVIHRQNITGLADVRLCVLEPNGTFYVESTPDSVPRLRHEELMKRLDAMQRELSELRSNGPSRDSDQATA from the coding sequence ATGCTTCAAGAGATGTTTCACGTGCCGCTTCCGCTGCTGGAAAAGATTCTTCGGCCGATTCTTGTGTATCTTGCGTTGATTCTTTTGCTGCGCTTATTCGGCAAGCGGGAGCTCGCGCAATTGAATCCGTTCGACCTGGTGTTGCTGCTGATGCTGTCAAACACAGTGCAGAACGCAATCATCGGAGATGACAATTCGCTATCCGGCGGCATTGTGGGTGCGGTCGCGTTGCTCTTGACGAACTTCCTGCTCAATCGTCTTCTGTTCCACTTTCCGAAGCTCGATCGCGCGCTGCAGGGAGAACAGACAGTGCTCGTGAGAGATGGAGCCGTGGATGCAAAAGCAATGAAGCAGGAGATGTTGACGCGCGAGGAATTGATACAGGTGATTCATCGACAGAACATCACCGGCCTCGCTGACGTTCGTCTGTGCGTGCTGGAACCGAACGGCACTTTCTATGTAGAAAGCACGCCCGACAGCGTGCCTCGGCTTCGTCACGAAGAACTGATGAAGCGGCTGGACGCCATGCAGCGCGAACTCTCGGAGTTACGCTCGAATGGACCTTCCAGGGACTCCGACCAAGCCACAGCTTAG